A window of the Cellvibrio sp. pealriver genome harbors these coding sequences:
- a CDS encoding DUF4386 domain-containing protein — translation MSASSLARLAGLIYLVLIVTGIFGLVYVPATLIDWADPAVTVARINEQKQLFRLAVVADVICFVCFIFLPLVLYKLLGWVNRQMAILMVVLALVSIPVTMVNVTKLVDVLTLLHGHAYLSAIAGERLHAQVMYLLVSFNNNTLVASIFWGAWLLPFGYLVFKSGMLPRFLGVCLVLGAVGYLAEFILKFVFSLESVPFYVGLPGTIGEFGICLWMLVLGARSAPSPPELSNH, via the coding sequence ATGAGTGCATCCAGTTTGGCAAGGTTGGCAGGGTTGATTTATCTGGTGCTGATTGTTACAGGCATATTTGGTTTGGTTTATGTGCCTGCTACATTAATCGATTGGGCTGACCCGGCAGTAACGGTTGCGAGAATTAATGAGCAAAAGCAGCTGTTCCGGTTAGCGGTAGTTGCCGATGTTATTTGTTTCGTGTGTTTTATTTTTTTACCTCTAGTGTTGTATAAGTTGTTGGGGTGGGTGAATCGCCAGATGGCAATACTGATGGTTGTTTTAGCGTTGGTCAGTATTCCGGTCACAATGGTTAACGTTACCAAGTTAGTGGATGTGCTCACCTTGCTTCATGGTCATGCTTATTTATCTGCAATTGCAGGTGAACGGCTACATGCACAGGTCATGTATTTGTTGGTGTCGTTTAATAACAATACCTTGGTTGCGAGTATTTTTTGGGGTGCTTGGTTGCTGCCATTTGGCTATCTGGTATTTAAATCCGGCATGTTGCCGCGCTTTTTGGGCGTGTGTTTGGTGTTGGGTGCTGTGGGGTATCTCGCGGAGTTTATATTGAAATTTGTATTCTCCCTGGAATCTGTCCCCTTCTATGTTGGGTTGCCGGGTACTATTGGTGAGTTCGGAATTTGTTTGTGGATGCTTGTCTTGGGTGCACGGAGTGCGCCATCGCCCCCAGAACTATCAAATCACTAG
- a CDS encoding insulinase family protein produces the protein MLKRYSAYAFSLLLLGGIGLVGCESTSSPKPVVQQLEQVTITKSPNDDRQYAALMLPNGLQVVLVSDPSLENSSASLAVGVGSAHDPKDQLGLAHYLEHMLFLGTEKYPEPDGFMKYTQANGGMTNAFTAYDKTNYMFQINAGKFDEALDRFSDYFKKPTFDPHFSDKERNAVNNEWSLQKAQDNWNLYALQGYTANPHSPSAKFTIGNLDTLKDKPGSVLNDEMKKFYNTYYSSNIMKLALVGKQSLPELKALAEKHFAAIPNKNVTLPEITTPGLTKNEMGKSIHYKPIKELKVLYVDFPVKSNKTQWRLKPNQFIHSLLTSEEPGTLGEQLRAQGLVKTLTAYFDAEAYGPDGFLRVQADLTDAGLQKQDEVIAAIFAYVDVIKRKGLDKNYYRELQAMRTKDFANAPKPDPLQQAVGLAISQFDLPVENLMNSEYIYERYDEKSINAVLSQLEEKRARIWYVNPNEKADTPVPFFDGVYSIRDITGDEYKRWESLKKNYAFNLPPLNDLFTDTQAPIVDNTYLKPHQVVSQAGVEAFLVHPEFYREDKGKLALQINVDFAMKSPREAVLASLVNDIYAKQTMTLSDRAGRASLGISTSVMDAVSQGIFISGYTTKHPQLLQKMLNEFVTLDISDKHFHEAMDSFQQGMSNKKKNHVFRQLFGHAQRLISKTPWTDEQILAAAEKITKADVIAYHQAVKADPLLRLLAVGNYTDAQVRAMAEAAAAILPGKRLPESRAVNQYVTPAAGKVVSFNDDVELADSALLQAWFGSAKSDDEQAQLAVLNSLFGNDFFMQLRTHEQLGYVVTSFNYPVDDIPGFVMLVQSSNTDLPGIKARMDKFRKEYLAKLKTTDEAEIEQAKQALIANALEKPSDFYSEADRYSGEFWHGKYAFDGRDRYLAALNKVTKADVIKIYESLLLNEKAGKGLLQLRGTNFKAKPFAH, from the coding sequence ATGTTAAAGCGCTACTCGGCCTATGCTTTCAGTTTGCTATTGCTGGGCGGAATCGGTTTGGTGGGCTGTGAATCTACCAGCAGCCCCAAACCGGTAGTACAACAACTTGAGCAGGTCACTATCACCAAAAGCCCTAATGATGACCGCCAATATGCGGCATTAATGCTGCCTAATGGTTTGCAAGTGGTGCTGGTGTCTGATCCCTCATTGGAGAATTCTTCGGCATCGCTCGCGGTGGGTGTGGGCAGTGCCCATGATCCAAAAGACCAGCTTGGACTTGCGCATTATCTTGAGCACATGCTGTTTTTAGGCACGGAAAAATATCCCGAGCCAGATGGCTTTATGAAATACACCCAAGCCAATGGCGGTATGACCAATGCGTTTACGGCTTACGATAAAACCAATTACATGTTTCAGATCAACGCCGGAAAATTTGATGAAGCCTTGGATCGTTTCAGCGATTATTTTAAAAAGCCGACGTTTGATCCGCACTTCAGCGATAAAGAGCGCAATGCAGTAAATAATGAGTGGTCGCTGCAAAAAGCCCAGGACAATTGGAATCTGTATGCATTGCAGGGATACACTGCAAACCCCCACAGCCCCAGCGCAAAGTTCACTATTGGTAATCTGGATACCTTGAAGGATAAACCAGGCTCTGTGCTCAATGATGAAATGAAAAAATTCTACAATACTTATTACTCATCCAACATCATGAAGTTGGCGTTAGTAGGTAAGCAATCTTTGCCAGAATTAAAAGCCTTGGCTGAAAAACATTTTGCAGCCATCCCCAATAAAAATGTAACGCTACCTGAAATCACTACGCCCGGTCTTACCAAAAACGAAATGGGTAAAAGTATTCATTACAAACCCATTAAAGAATTAAAAGTGTTGTACGTGGATTTTCCGGTTAAATCCAATAAAACCCAGTGGCGATTAAAGCCCAATCAATTCATTCATAGCCTGCTTACCTCTGAAGAGCCGGGTACTTTAGGTGAACAATTGCGTGCACAAGGTTTGGTGAAAACCTTGACCGCCTATTTTGATGCCGAAGCCTATGGTCCCGATGGGTTTTTGCGCGTGCAGGCCGATTTGACCGATGCTGGTTTGCAAAAGCAGGATGAAGTGATTGCAGCCATTTTTGCTTATGTTGATGTCATCAAACGCAAAGGGCTGGATAAAAATTATTATCGCGAATTGCAAGCTATGCGCACCAAAGATTTTGCCAATGCCCCCAAGCCTGATCCACTACAACAGGCAGTTGGTTTGGCGATATCGCAGTTTGATTTGCCTGTTGAAAACCTGATGAATTCAGAATACATCTACGAACGCTATGATGAAAAGTCAATCAATGCGGTACTGTCGCAATTGGAAGAAAAGCGCGCGCGTATTTGGTACGTTAATCCAAACGAAAAAGCAGACACTCCGGTTCCATTTTTTGATGGCGTTTATTCAATCCGCGATATTACCGGCGATGAATACAAACGCTGGGAGTCATTGAAGAAAAATTATGCGTTTAACTTGCCGCCGCTTAATGATTTATTTACCGATACCCAAGCGCCGATTGTTGACAATACTTATCTCAAGCCGCATCAGGTAGTGAGTCAGGCAGGTGTTGAGGCCTTCCTCGTGCATCCGGAATTTTATCGTGAAGACAAGGGTAAACTCGCATTGCAGATCAATGTAGATTTCGCAATGAAATCGCCAAGAGAGGCAGTATTGGCCAGTTTGGTGAATGACATTTATGCCAAGCAGACAATGACGTTGTCGGATCGTGCCGGGCGCGCCTCTTTAGGGATTTCAACCTCGGTAATGGATGCGGTTAGTCAGGGTATTTTTATTTCGGGCTACACCACCAAGCATCCGCAATTGTTGCAAAAGATGTTAAACGAATTTGTGACGTTAGATATTAGTGACAAACATTTTCATGAAGCTATGGATAGCTTCCAGCAGGGCATGTCCAACAAGAAAAAGAATCATGTATTCCGCCAATTGTTTGGCCATGCACAGCGCTTGATTTCCAAAACACCTTGGACCGATGAACAAATTCTGGCGGCGGCTGAAAAAATTACTAAAGCCGATGTGATTGCCTATCATCAAGCTGTTAAAGCTGATCCATTATTACGTTTGCTCGCCGTCGGCAATTATACCGATGCACAAGTCCGTGCTATGGCAGAAGCAGCGGCAGCGATATTGCCGGGCAAGCGTTTGCCGGAGTCGCGTGCGGTCAACCAATACGTCACACCTGCTGCTGGCAAAGTGGTGAGCTTTAATGATGATGTCGAGTTGGCGGATAGTGCGCTTTTGCAAGCCTGGTTTGGTAGCGCCAAATCTGACGATGAGCAAGCACAATTAGCGGTATTGAATTCGTTATTCGGCAATGATTTCTTTATGCAATTGCGCACCCATGAGCAGTTGGGTTATGTGGTGACCAGCTTTAATTATCCGGTAGATGATATTCCCGGTTTTGTGATGCTGGTACAAAGCTCCAACACGGATTTGCCAGGCATTAAGGCGCGCATGGATAAATTCCGCAAAGAATATTTAGCCAAATTAAAAACAACGGACGAAGCCGAGATTGAACAGGCAAAACAGGCATTGATAGCGAATGCGCTGGAAAAGCCAAGCGATTTCTATTCCGAAGCGGATAGATACAGTGGCGAGTTCTGGCATGGTAAATACGCATTTGATGGCCGCGACCGTTATCTGGCGGCATTGAATAAAGTCACCAAAGCGGATGTAATCAAAATCTACGAATCGCTTCTGTTAAATGAAAAAGCAGGTAAAGGCTTGTTGCAATTGCGCGGTACCAATTTTAAAGCCAAGCCATTTGCACACTGA
- a CDS encoding DUF3144 domain-containing protein, which translates to MSTTDDDIFWELVETFINNANDACDNADPGIVSAALMNAAARFNAYAVAQSSLDKNEFAEDVEGTTNYLTGRYRDFLKEHMEDYRDNYTTLIGNRELPEE; encoded by the coding sequence ATGAGCACTACCGACGACGATATTTTTTGGGAATTGGTTGAAACGTTTATCAATAATGCCAACGATGCTTGTGACAATGCCGACCCGGGTATTGTGAGTGCTGCGTTGATGAATGCGGCGGCGCGTTTTAATGCTTATGCAGTTGCGCAGAGCTCGCTGGATAAAAATGAATTTGCCGAGGATGTGGAAGGGACAACCAACTACTTGACCGGTCGCTACCGTGATTTTCTTAAAGAGCATATGGAAGACTACCGCGATAACTACACAACGCTTATTGGCAACCGGGAGCTGCCCGAAGAATAA
- a CDS encoding sialate O-acetylesterase, whose product MNKPLSINKQLFLLLFSALFSLNTVADVSLPRLLSDGAILQRDKPLTIWGWADEGENVSVTFAGKTLSAVAKDGRWSVTFPALKTGGPYELKVSGNNQLLRKNILMGDLWIAAGQSNMELPLNRVKYQYPDLIESTNQPNIREFNVPVTYAFKGPLQDYTQGQWKTATPENMATFSAVGFFFMQKLHADNNVPIGLVTIPVGGSPAEAWVSESVLEKYPHYQQKLQPFKDDAHVQATIANDKANSSKWYADLDAADVGLKNNWQQENINTENWKTLQVPGFLKEQAVSKEDKEFTNGALWVRKTIELTTAQAAKKAVLWLGCIVDGDQVYVNGQLVGQTGYQYPPRIYAVPAGLLKAGANSISIRVTSYSSNVGFVKDKRYALLLGDGLFGDEAVDLKGEWKYQIAARVNAMQPGTTLHYLPSSLFNAKLAPALPLKIKGVIWYQGESNVGRAAEYQQLMADLISDWRAQFQQKELPFIYVQLANFLPAAKEPGESGWAELREAQRQLLAINNTAMAVAIDVGEWNDIHPLNKQAVGERLALGALKVAYGKKSLLASGPRLKKIKASGEKLELSFADVGKGLSVRGEQLGHIAIAGADKKFVWAKAQVKKDKVIVWADSIAEPKWVRYAWADNPEGANLYNSAGLPASPFEARVSD is encoded by the coding sequence ATGAACAAGCCTCTCTCTATTAATAAACAATTATTTTTACTGCTTTTTTCTGCACTGTTTTCTTTGAATACGGTTGCCGATGTGTCACTGCCGCGGTTGTTAAGTGATGGCGCAATCCTGCAGCGCGATAAACCGCTGACGATTTGGGGTTGGGCGGATGAAGGTGAAAATGTCTCGGTTACTTTTGCAGGAAAAACATTATCAGCGGTGGCGAAAGACGGACGTTGGTCGGTCACTTTTCCTGCGTTGAAAACAGGTGGCCCTTATGAATTGAAGGTCAGTGGCAACAACCAATTGTTGCGCAAAAATATTCTGATGGGCGATTTATGGATTGCGGCGGGGCAATCCAATATGGAATTGCCATTGAATCGCGTGAAATACCAATACCCGGATTTGATTGAATCGACCAACCAGCCGAATATCCGCGAATTCAATGTGCCTGTTACTTATGCGTTTAAAGGGCCGCTGCAAGATTACACCCAAGGCCAATGGAAAACCGCAACGCCAGAAAATATGGCAACATTTTCTGCTGTCGGATTTTTCTTTATGCAAAAACTCCACGCCGACAATAATGTGCCGATTGGATTGGTCACTATTCCGGTAGGTGGTTCACCTGCGGAGGCGTGGGTGAGTGAATCGGTATTGGAAAAATATCCGCACTACCAACAAAAATTGCAACCCTTTAAAGATGATGCTCACGTGCAGGCGACTATCGCAAACGATAAAGCCAACAGCAGTAAATGGTATGCCGATCTGGATGCGGCCGATGTCGGTTTGAAAAATAATTGGCAACAAGAAAATATCAACACCGAAAATTGGAAAACCTTGCAGGTACCTGGCTTTTTAAAAGAACAGGCGGTGAGTAAAGAGGATAAAGAATTTACCAATGGTGCCCTCTGGGTGCGCAAAACAATCGAATTGACGACAGCACAAGCGGCGAAAAAAGCGGTGCTTTGGTTGGGTTGTATTGTGGATGGCGATCAAGTGTATGTGAATGGTCAATTGGTCGGCCAAACTGGCTATCAATATCCACCGCGTATTTATGCAGTGCCTGCAGGTTTATTAAAAGCGGGTGCGAATAGCATCAGCATCCGTGTCACCAGCTATTCATCGAATGTGGGTTTTGTTAAAGATAAACGCTATGCGCTGTTGTTGGGTGATGGTTTGTTTGGTGATGAGGCTGTTGATCTGAAAGGCGAGTGGAAATACCAAATCGCGGCGCGCGTAAATGCGATGCAGCCGGGAACAACATTGCATTATTTGCCATCCTCTTTATTTAACGCGAAGTTGGCGCCGGCGTTGCCGCTGAAAATCAAAGGTGTTATTTGGTATCAGGGTGAATCTAATGTGGGTCGCGCTGCGGAATATCAACAACTAATGGCCGATTTAATTAGCGATTGGCGCGCGCAATTCCAACAAAAAGAATTACCTTTTATTTATGTGCAACTGGCTAACTTTTTACCTGCAGCGAAAGAGCCGGGTGAGAGTGGTTGGGCCGAGTTGCGCGAAGCTCAGCGGCAATTACTTGCGATAAATAATACCGCGATGGCGGTGGCGATTGATGTGGGTGAGTGGAACGATATTCATCCGCTCAACAAGCAAGCGGTGGGCGAGCGGTTGGCGTTGGGGGCATTGAAGGTCGCGTATGGGAAAAAATCTTTGTTGGCTTCCGGCCCGCGCCTGAAAAAAATAAAGGCCAGTGGTGAAAAATTGGAACTGAGTTTTGCAGATGTCGGTAAAGGCTTGAGCGTGCGTGGTGAGCAGCTGGGGCATATTGCGATTGCCGGTGCGGATAAGAAATTTGTGTGGGCCAAGGCGCAGGTTAAGAAGGATAAGGTGATTGTGTGGGCGGATTCTATCGCTGAGCCAAAATGGGTGCGTTATGCATGGGCGGATAACCCTGAGGGGGCAAATCTGTATAATAGCGCGGGTCTGCCTGCATCGCCGTTTGAGGCTCGCGTATCAGATTAG